A genome region from Sander vitreus isolate 19-12246 chromosome 21, sanVit1, whole genome shotgun sequence includes the following:
- the slc18a3b gene encoding putative vesicular acetylcholine transporter-B codes for MDGEGGSSGLVKSAAVKLSEMSERTKQLGTAIKDPHQQRRIILVIVCVALLLDNMLYMVIVPIIPDYLVELESQQAEHVHVVIHPNSSANSTSQDKSNKDNLDVQIGVLFASKAILQLLVNPLSGTFIDRVGYDIPLLIGLSVMFVSTCIFAVGENYATLFVARSLQGLGSAFADTSGIAMIADKYTEESERSRALGIALAFISFGSLVAPPFGGFLYEFAGKKVPFIVLACICLADGVLVLTVIKPFSNRTRENMPVGTPIYRLMVDPYIAVVAGALTVCNIPLAFLEPTIANWMETTMHSSQWEMGITWLPAFFPHVLGVYITVKLAAKHPHLQWFYGALGMVIIGASSCTVPACKTFGQLIAPLCGICFGIALVDTALLPTLAFLVDVRHTSVYGSVYAIADISYSVAYAMGPIVAGQIVHNLGFVQLNLGMGLVNVLYAPALLLLRNVCQMKPSYSERDNLLEEAPQGLYDTIKMEERRAKKKGYSSAGNCLSVDENGFDTFKAQRSLSEESSGPENT; via the coding sequence ATGGATGGAGAAGGAGGATCATCCGGGCTGGTCAAATCAGCCGCCGTAAAACTATCCGAGATGagcgaaagaaccaagcagttAGGCACCGCGATAAAGGATCCTCACCAGCAAAGACGGATCATATTAGTGATTGTTTGCGTGGCTCTCTTGCTGGACAATATGCTCTACATGGTAATCGTGCCAATTATTCCAGACTATCTTGTTGAGTTGGAGAGTCAGCAGGCAGAGCACGTCCATGTAGTGATACACCCAAACTCTTCAGCCAACAGCACAAGTCAAGACAAAAGCAACAAGGACAATTTAGATGTTCAGATAGGAGTACTTTTCGCATCTAAAGCCATCCTGCAGCTGCTAGTTAACCCACTGTCGGGAACTTTTATAGACCGTGTTGGATATGACATTCCACTTTTAATTGGACTGTCTGTTATGTTCGTGTCCACTTGCATATTTGCAGTTGGTGAGAACTACGCGACGCTCTTTGTGGCCAGAAGTTTGCAGGGTCTGGGGTCTGCTTTCGCGGATACCTCTGGAATCGCGATGATAGCTGACAAATACACGGAGGAATCAGAGAGAAGCAGGGCGCTGGGCATCGCTCTGGCGTTTATCTCTTTCGGTAGTCTGGTGGCGCCTCCCTTCGGGGGCTTCCTGTACGAGTTTGCCGGCAAGAAAGTGCCCTTCATCGTGCTCGCCTGCATTTGCCTGGCGGACGGCGTTCTGGTGCTGACCGTGATCAAGCCGTTCTCCAACAGGACTAGAGAAAACATGCCAGTCGGCACACCCATATACAGACTCATGGTTGACCCGTACATAGCTGTGGTGGCCGGGGCGCTGACAGTGTGTAACATCCCCCTGGCCTTTCTAGAGCCCACCATAGCCAACTGGATGGAGACCACCATGCACTCCTCTCAGTGGGAAATGGGGATCACCTGGCTCCCAGCCTTCTTCCCTCATGTCCTCGGTGTGTACATAACTGTGAAATTAGCAGCAAAGCATCCACATTTGCAGTGGTTCTACGGAGCTTTGGGTATGGTTATAATAGGGGCGAGCTCCTGCACAGTCCCTGCATGTAAAACTTTTGGGCAGCTTATCGCCCCGTTGTGCGGCATTTGTTTTGGAATTGCACTGGTAGACACTGCTCTGTTGCCGACACTTGCGTTTTTAGTTGACGTGCGTCATACTTCAGTGTACGGTAGTGTTTACGCTATAGCAGATATTTCCTATTCTGTTGCATATGCTATGGGTCCTATAGTAGCCGGCCAGATAGTGCACAATCTCGGATTTGTACAACTCAATTTGGGTATGGGCCTCGTCAATGTGCTTTACGCACcagccctgctgctgctgcgcaaCGTGTGCCAAATGAAACCGTCCTACTCAGAGAGAGATAACCTGTTAGAGGAGGCTCCGCAGGGGCTGTACGATACTATCAagatggaggagagaagagCTAAAAAGAAGGGCTACAGTTCGGCAGGGAATTGCTTGTCAGTAGATGAAAATGGGTTTGACACCTTCAAAGCACAGCGGTCCTTGTCAGAAGAGTCGTCCGGTCCGGAGAACACTTAA
- the rgrb gene encoding retinal G protein coupled receptor b: MAAYILPEGFTEFDMFTFGTGLLVAGTLGFFLNAISIVSFLRVKEMQTPSNFFVFNLAVADLCLNINGLTAAYASYLRYWPFGQDGCAYHGFQGMIAVLASISFMAAVAWDRYHQYCTRQKLFWSTTLTISSIIWILSIFWAAVPLMGWGVYDFEPMKTCCTLDYTRGDRDYVTYMLTLVVLYLMFPAYTMYSNYDAIHKHFKKTHHHRFNTNVPLRVMLTCWGPYVLMCIYACFQNVKVVSPKLRMVLPVLAKTNPIFNALLFSFGNEFYRGGVWHFLTGQKIVDPVIKKSK; this comes from the exons ATGGCAGCGTATATATTACCGGAGGGATTCACGGAGTTTGATATGTTTACATTCGGCACAGGGCTTCTTGTTGCGG gCACGCTTGGATTCTTCCTCAATGCCATCAGCATTGTGTCTTTCCTCAGAGTGAAGGAAATGCAGACTCCCAGTAACTTCTTTGTGTTCAATCTTGCTGTGGCTGACCTGTGTTTGAATATTAATGGACTCACAGCTGCATATGCGAGCTACCTCAG ATATTGGCCTTTTGGTCAAGATGGATGTGCCTATCATGGTTTTCAGGGCATGATAGCGGTTCTGGCATCAATCAGTTTCATGGCTGCCGTCGCTTGGGACAGATATCACCAGTACTGCACCA GACAGAAGCTCTTCTGGAGCACTACGCTGACAATAAGCAGCATCATCTGGATTCTTTCCATCTTCTGGGCTGCTGTTCCTCTTATGGGATGGGGTGTCTATGACTTTGAGCCTATGAAGACTTGCTGCACCTTGGACTACACCAGAGGGGACAG GGACTATGTGACCTACATGCTGACTTTGGTGGTGCTCTACCTGATGTTTCCAGCTTATACCATGTACTCAAATTACGATGCCATCCACAAACACTTCAAGAAGACCCATCACCACAGG TTTAACACCAATGTGCCTTTGAGGGTAATGCTGACGTGCTGGGGGCCCTACGTTCTCATGTGTATCTACGCCTGTTTTCAGAACGTCAAGGTTGTATCTCCCAAACTAAGAATG GTGCTTCCAGTTCTTGCAAAGACAAACCCTATCTTCAACGCTCTCCTTTTCTCATTTGGAAATGAGTTCTACCGAGGCGGCGTGTGGCACTTCCTCACCGGGCAGAAGATCGTTGATCCGGTTATTAAGAAGtcaaaataa
- the lrit1b gene encoding leucine-rich repeat, immunoglobulin-like domain and transmembrane domain-containing protein 1b gives MSRHFTAAVCLALVCLPLLSSSCPAQCSCFFHKLSDGSKARSVLCNDPEITVVPPNFPIDTSKLRIEKTAITRISSDNFHYLNSLEYLWMSFNSLNTLNVDSFRGLYNLDELRLDGNSLTSFPWESLTDMPNLRLLDLHNNKISTIPADATMHIKNLTYLDLSSNTLTTVPADVLTMWLSVKPSQDSSKLILGLHDNPWLCDCRLYDLVQFQKSPSSSVALIDTRLRCADPESLSGVLFIEAELQRCQGPRVHTAVARVRSSLGNNVLLRCGTVGVPIPELSWSRADGKKMNGTVQEEVSKEGIIWSILSVPAVAYRDSGKYVCKATNFVGTADAIISLVITDSFRSEEAGGGVPKKTRGKKPGGIGRAAYQEKLIARYVPPPTTTAAQPIIEPLNGKGATGKYEIESYSISNGASEGRGKPPDPQKPVEVDALSNLAANASSLQQAPEKRVVRSVKVIGDTDHTVSLNWRAPTATNTTEFSVLYAIFGERDMRRVNVGAGKNRITIDGLVPKTKYIACVCVKGLIPKKEQCVIFSTDEAASASGTQKLINVVVITVACVIAVPLTLIVCCGALKKRCQKLLGRQSKDLQDSYVTFETLGPTAKAKGMEGEYLTRLNPDESNRLLSARSSVDSEATARTEGPPNEYFC, from the exons ATGAGTCGACATTTTACTGCTGCTGTTTGTCTGGCTTTAGTTTGTCTTCCTTTGCTGAGCAGTTCATGTCCTGCACAATGCAGCTGCTTCTTCCACAAATTAAGCGATGGATCAAAAGCAAG GAGTGTACTCTGCAATGATCCGGAAATCACTGTGGTTCCTCCAAATTTCCCCATTGACACATCGAAGCTGCGCATCGAAAAGACAGCAATCACACGGATTTCAAGCGACAACTTCCACTACCTCAACAGCCTGGAATATCTGTGGATGTCTTTCAATTCACTGAATACACTGAATGTTGACAGTTTCCGTGGTCTTTACAACCTGGATGAGCTCCGGCTGGATGGCAACTCCCTCACCTCCTTCCCCTGGGAGTCCCTGACTGATATGCCAAACCTGAGGCTTCTCGACTTACACAACAACAAGATCTCCACCATCCCTGCCGATGCCACCATGCACATAAAGAATCTCACCTATCTGGACTTATCCAGCAACACTCTGACAACTGTTCCTGCTGATGTTCTCACAATGTGGCTGAGTGTGAAACCATCCCAGGATTCCTCCAAACTAATTCTCG GTCTCCATGACAACCCATGGCTGTGTGACTGCCGGCTGTATGATCTGGTCCAATTTCAGAAATCCCCTTCCTCATCCGTTGCTCTCATCGACACCAGGCTGAGGTGTGCTGATCCAGAGAGCTTGTCAGGGGTTCTTTTCATTGAAGCGGAGCTGCAGAGGTGCCAGGGCCCTCGGGTGCACACGGCCGTGGCACGTGTACGAAGTTCACTGGGCAACAACGTCCTGCTGCGTTGCGGCACAGTTGGAGTTCCCATCCCTGAGCTGTCCTGGAGCCGCGCCGATGGCAAGAAAATGAACGGCACCG ttcagGAAGAGGTTTCAAAGGAGGGCATAATTTGGTCGATTCTGAGTGTGCCTGCAGTCGCCTACCGTGATTCTGGGAAATATGTGTGCAAAGCAACCAACTTTGTGGGCACCGCAGACGCTATTATCTCTTTGGTGATCACAGATTCCTTTCGGTCAGAGGAAGCAGGTGGGGGTGTCCCTAAGAAAACCAGAGGGAAGAAACCTGGTGGCATTGGAAGAGCAGCATACCAAGAGAAACTTATTGCCAGATATGTTCCTCCACCAACCACCACAGCTGCCCAGCCCATCATCGAACCTCTTAATGGCAAAGGCGCGACTGGGAAGTATGAGATCGAGAGCTACAGCATATCTAACGGTGCTTCCGAGGGACGAGGCAAGCCGCCAGACCCTCAGAAACCGGTGGAGGTGGATGCTCTGAGCAACTTAGCAGCCAATGCTTCATCCTTACAGCAAGCTCCGGAGAAAAGGGTAGTGCGTTCTGTGAAGGTAATTGGCGACACAGACCATACTGTCTCTCTGAACTGGAGAGCCCCTACAGCCACAAACACCACAGAATTCAGTGTCCTATATGCTATATTTGGTGAGAGAGACATGCGTCGGGTAAACGTAGGTGCCGGAAAGAACCGAATCACCATTGACGGCCTTGTGCCGAAGACAAAGTACATTGCTTGTGTTTGCGTCAAAGGCCTGATCCCGAAAAAGGAGCAGTGTGTAATCTTCTCAACAGATGAGGCGGCCAGTGCAAGTGGCACTCAGAAGCTCATCAATGTGGTGGTGATAACGGTGGCATGCGTGATTGCTGTCCCCCTCACACTGATTGTGTGCTGCGGGGCGCTAAAGAAGCGCTGCCAAAAGCTGCTAGGGCGGCAGTCCAAAGACTTGCAGGACTCGTACGTCACGTTTGAGACCCTGGGCCCCACGGCCAAAGCTAAAGGAATGGAGGGCGAGTATCTGACTAGGCTAAATCCTGACGAATCCAACAGGTTGCTCTCAGCAAGGTCCAGTGTTGACTCGGAGGCCACAGCCAGGACTGAGGGACCACCTAACGAGTACTTCTGCTAA
- the LOC144536748 gene encoding leucine-rich repeat, immunoglobulin-like domain and transmembrane domain-containing protein 2, protein METSMGQIPEDIPHDFIKIRIENCHLTELPRGAFSQMSALEFLWLNFNKITLMSIKSLDGLTNLTELRLQGNKLTSVTWTAFQDTPKLKILDLKHNRLDILPEHALRHLPALTYLDLSFNQLSVISKDVFINWPLYQTAAKAWGKEGLVSNMVLALHDNPWLCDCRLKGFVEFIRAVSPPIILMNSYLMCSGPASKAEKFFHEIQLKTCMNPVASAPETNITLPLGANATLTCLVKARPGPTIQWMYSLKIIRGFAATETHIDEETVTSQLVIPTLHLADRGLYTCMANNFIGNSSVSITVNINSSDSSAPLPPPVPMLSSDENAYIDIRIAKQTVYGITLEWYAATGNPAETWFTIHFGKYDSHKKEMIYIGPGINSYTVSDLLPVTKYEVCVTLKNHPPREGQCIVFVTGSDISELEQRERLIHIIVIVCAMVLAVPVGMFACTTEARFSCLDRCMKLWKKRRLHGEDLQGAERQGTFDSLQAASDEGLCRDSEEKPKKRRKSEDRSKGGSAAHLY, encoded by the exons ATGGAAACCTCCATGGGACAAATCCCAGAGGATATCCCCCATGATTTCATTAAAATCCGAATTGAAAACTGCCACCTGACCGAGTTACCTCGAGGAGCTTTCTCTCAAATGAGTGCCTTGGAGTTTCTCTGGCTGAATTTTAATAAAATCACTTTGATGAGCATCAAAAGCTTGGATGGGCTGACCAACCTGACTGAGCTCCGGCTGCAAGGTAACAAGCTGACTTCAGTAACATGGACAGCGTTTCAGGACACACCGAAACTGAAGATTTTGGACCTAAAGCACAATCGACTGGACATCCTGCCCGAACACGCTTTGAGACACTTACCTGCACTGACCTACTTAGATTTATCCTTCAATCAGCTTAGTGTCATATCAAAAGATGTCTTCATTAATTGGCCTCTTTACCAAACAGCAGCGAAAGCGTGGGGGAAAGAAGGGCTGGTCTCCAATATGGTTTTGGCGCTGCATGACAACCCTTGGTTGTGCGATTGCCGCCTCAAAGGCTTTGTTGAATTCATCAGGGCGGTCAGCCCTCCCATCATTCTCATGAACTCTTATTTGATGTGCTCGGGCCCTGCCTCCAAAGCTGAAAAGTTTTTCCACGAGATCCAGTTAAAAACATGCATGAATCCGGTGGCCTCTGCCCCAGAGACTAACATCACTTTACCTCTCGGAGCAAATGCAACACTCACATGCTTAGTAAAGGCCAGGCCAGGTCCAACCATTCAGTGgatgtacagtctgaagattatAAGAGGATTTGCTG CTACAGAGACTCACATAGACGAGGAGACCGTCACCTCCCAGCTGGTGATCCCCACTCTTCACCTGGCAGACCGAGGACTCTACACCTGCATGGCCAACAACTTTATTGGCAACTCCTCTGTCAGCATCACGGTTAACATCAACTCCTCCGATTCCTCTGCTCCTCTCCCTCCACCTGTCCCCATGCTGTCATCCGATGAGAATGCCTACATTGACATCCGCATTGCCAAGCAGACAGTTTACGGTATCACCCTGGAGTGGTACGCAGCAACGGGCAACCCAGCAGAAACCTGGTTCACCATCCACTTTGGCAAATACGATTCACACAAAAAGGAGATGATCTACATTGGCCCCGGCATCAACAGCTACACCGTCAGCGACCTGCTTCCTGTCACCAAATATGAGGTGTGTGTGACCCTGAAGAACCATCCACCGAGAGAAGGCCAGTGCATCGTGTTTGTGACGGGAAGTGACATCAGTGAGCTGGAGCAAAGAGAGAGGCTCATCCACATTATCGTCATTGTTTGCGCCATGGTGTTGGCAGTGCCGGTCGGCATGTTTGCCTGCACCACGGAGGCCAGGTTCAGCTGCCTGGATCGCTGCATGAAACTGTGGAAGAAGCGCAGGCTGCACGGAGAGGACCTGCAGGGGGCGGAGAGGCAGGGAACCTTCGACAGCCTGCAAGCGGCCAGCGATGAAGGCCTGTGCAGGGACTCGGAGGAAAAGCCGAAAAAGAGGCGGAAGTCTGAGGacaggagcaaaggaggaagtgCAGCTCATCTGTACTAG